A single genomic interval of Camelina sativa cultivar DH55 chromosome 11, Cs, whole genome shotgun sequence harbors:
- the LOC104727039 gene encoding non-specific lipid-transfer protein-like protein At5g64080, with protein MAVTLSSTVTPLLLAVLLLSLSSVSVLSASHHHAAAPAPSVDCSTIILNMADCLSFVTSGGTVTKPEGTCCSGLKTVLKTDAECLCEAFKSSASLGVTLNITKASTLPAACKLHAPSIANCGLSVAPTVAPGLAPGAAAAAGPDSAGTLAPNPSPGNDGSSLIPISITTLFSAVLFVLFSFSM; from the exons ATGGCCGTTACACTGTCCTCCACCGTGACACCTCTCCTTCTCGCCGTCCTTCTTCTGTCTCTCTCATCCGTCTCAGTTCTCAGCGCATCTCACCACCATGCGGCCGCGCCGGCTCCTTCTGTTGACTGTTCGACTATCATACTCAACATGGCTGACTGTTTATCCTTTGTTACGAGCGGAGGCACGGTGACGAAACCGGAAGGTACTTGCTGCTCAGGGCTTAAGACGGTGCTCAAGACTGACGCTGAGTGTCTCTGTGAAGCGTTTAAGAGCAGTGCTTCTCTTGGAGTTACTTTGAACATCACTAAGGCTTCTACTCTTCCTGCCGCATGCAAGCTTCACGCTCCTTCCATTGCTAACTGTGGAT TGTCTGTTGCTCCTACTGTTGCTCCAG GTCTAGCTCCAGGagcagctgctgctgctggaCCTGACTCAGCCGGAACTCTAGCTCCAAACCCGTCTCCAGGGAACGACGGATCTTCTTTGATTCCGATCTCGATCACAACCCTATTCAGCGCCGTATTGTTCGTATTGTTCTCCTTTAGTATGTAA
- the LOC104727040 gene encoding uncharacterized protein LOC104727040: MDFSVKPLGGSPSPSSSTSSSTPHRFKSVTTPSASAAAVSGISPSAAADRDPMHSWWESVSKQRSRILSLSSLLSGDSHSENGDVTPISSLADSDRPALSLLSSRAAYSWISSSLCNPASGSGSDPLCQWLYETYLSSDPPLRLVVLSFLPLLVGMYLSRIHSIDSSSLPSLSGFEAVLLAIFAAEVKSRGGKPILVHIPDLSQPSLYHSPRNDRSRDSNPTASVGVLSPQLEPQIAVKSTKRASIVGVGLQCYFKEISQMPAWSKLEFCKFSADWAGQDCDCKEKIDGDEDKVLALTNGFGDSSSFNGSSGRSLEIEEYFDRLAIRENEEHSSSSDGVGGRGVRIPLPWELFQPTLRILGHCLLSPLSTGDVKDAASNAVRSLYARASHDLNPQAILATRSLVNLDTSARTAAAKTVAAETVNGGSSNVNTPSKAKKPEILLASK, encoded by the coding sequence ATGGACTTCTCCGTAAAGCCTCTCGGCGGCTCACCTTCTCCATCGTCCTCAACCTCTTCCTCCACTCCTCACCGTTTCAAATCCGTTACCACACCAAGCGCTTCCGCCGCTGCCGTCTCAGGAATCTCCCCCTCCGCTGCCGCCGATCGAGATCCGATGCATTCTTGGTGGGAGTCAGTTTCCAAGCAACGCTCACgcatcctctctctctcatctctcctCTCCGGCGATTCTCACTCGGAAAACGGCGACGTAACTCCGATCTCTTCTCTGGCTGATTCCGATCGGCCGGCGCTATCGTTGCTCTCTTCTCGCGCTGCTTACTCGTGGATCTCGTCTTCTCTTTGTAATCCAGCTTCTGGTTCTGGATCTGATCCGCTTTGTCAATGGCTATACGAAACCTACCTCTCCTCTGATCCACCGCTTCGTCTCGTCGTCTTATCGTTCCTCCCCTTACTCGTCGGAATGTACTTATCTCGAATTCATTCCATAGATTCGTCGTCTCTTCCGTCTCTCTCCGGATTCGAAGCTGTGCTTCTCGCAATCTTCGCCGCCGAGGTTAAATCTCGCGGAGGTAAACCTATACTCGTACACATCCCAGATCTCTCTCAGCCATCTCTTTACCATTCACCGCGAAATGACAGATCGCGTGATTCTAATCCAACGGCCTCCGTCGGAGTCTTGTCTCCGCAGCTTGAGCCTCAGATCGCGGTTAAGTCAACTAAGCGAGCTAGCATCGTTGGCGTGGGACTACAATGCTATTTCAAAGAGATCTCACAGATGCCTGCTTGGTCTAAGCTAGAATTCTGTAAATTCTCTGCTGATTGGGCAGGTCAAGACTGCGATTGCAAAGAAAAGATCGATGGAGACGAAGACAAAGTCTTAGCACTGACCAATGGTTTCGGAGATTCATCCTCGTTCAATGGTAGTAGTGGACGTAGCCTTGAGATAGAAGAGTATTTTGATAGATTAGCAATCAGAGAGAACGAAGAACACTCTAGCAGCTCTGATGGCGTTGGAGGAAGAGGAGTGAGGATTCCACTTCCATGGGAGCTGTTTCAACCTACGTTAAGGATTCTAGGACATTGCTTGCTTAGTCCGTTGAGTACTGGAGATGTCAAAGATGCAGCTTCCAATGCAGTGAGATCATTGTACGCAAGAGCATCTCATGATTTGAATCCGCAGGCGATTTTAGCTACAAGGAGTTTAGTTAACCTCGATACAAGCGCACGAACTGCTGCTGCAAAGACCGTAGCTGCAGAGACTGTTAATGGTGGTTCCTCGAATGTTAACACGCCAAGCAAGGCGAAAAAACCCGAGATTCTTCTGGCATCAAAGTGA